Proteins encoded together in one Macadamia integrifolia cultivar HAES 741 chromosome 8, SCU_Mint_v3, whole genome shotgun sequence window:
- the LOC122085909 gene encoding dof zinc finger protein DOF3.2-like has protein sequence MDPSNASQQAMSSQSIEDVLGCPKPQQERRLRPQPEHALKCPRCDSSNTKFCYYNNYSLSQPRYFCKACRRYWTKGGSLRNVPVGGGCRKNKRSSSSSSSKRMTTQDQSLTATNSNNPIHTLPPFAYDSNDLSLAFARLQKQPTRQLGLDDHENSLLGNPNNANHCDILGNPDTTTTTTTGPGFLDALRSGFLDTSLNGFHHNYYYGFGNGNLGDLEGGGAASCGGGGSVGGGEMVFPYEETATTATVTTIKQEYHRGKDGENRILFGFPWQVNGDGNMGGVDSGRESWNGFGSSWHGLVNSTPLM, from the exons ATGGATCCTTCAAACGCTTCACAGCAG GCCATGTCTAGCCAGTCAATCGAAGATGTGTTGGGTTGCCCAAAACCACAGCAGGAGAGGAGACTCAGGCCACAACCAGAACACGCATTAAAGTGCCCTAGATGTGACTCCAGCAATACCAAGTTCTGTTACTACAACAATTACAGTCTCTCACAGCCTAGGTACTTCTGTAAGGCATGTAGAAGATATTGGACCAAAGGAGGATCACTGAGAAATGTTCCAGTGGGTGGAGGTTGCAGGAAGAACAAGagatcttcatcatcatcatcatcaaaacgGATGACTACACAAGACCAATCTCTCACTGCAACAAACTCTAATAACCCAATCCATACCCTCCCACCCTTTGCTTATGACTCCAATGACCTCAGCCTTGCCTTTGCTAGGCTTCAGAAACAACCCACCAGGCAGTTAGGCCTTGATGACCATGAGAATTCTCTTTTGGGAAACCCTAATAATGCCAACCACTGTGACATCCTTGGAAACCCTgataccaccaccaccaccactacagGTCCTGGTTTTCTTGATGCTCTTAGGAGTGGGTTTCTTGATACTTCCTTAAATGGGTTTCATCATAATTACTACTATGGGTTTGGGAATGGAAACCTGGGAGACTTAGAAGGTGGCGGTGCCGCCAGCTGCGGAGGCGGTGGTAGTGTCGGTGGTGGTGAGATGGTGTTCCCTTATGAGGAAACAGCAACAACTGCAACAGTAACAACGATCAAACAAGAGTATCACAGAGGTAAAGATGGAGAGAATagaattttgtttgggtttCCATGGCAGGTTAATGGAGATGGAAACATGGGTGGTGTGGACTCAGGAAGAGAAAGCTGGAATGGATTTGGGTCTTCTTGGCATGGACTTGTTAACAGTACTCCTCTGATGTAG
- the LOC122086723 gene encoding phospholipase D delta-like, which produces MSALTCGVIPPLRAVDCCKLEGVMQTHDEETRKFFKHSSVICVLSPRYASSKLSIVKQKVVGTIFTHHQKCVLVDTQAPGNYRKITAFLGGLDLGDGRYDTPEHRLFRDLDTVFHDDYHNPTFPAGTNGPRQPWHDLHSRIEGHAAYDVLKNFEQHWRKAKKWSEFGRRFKGISHWQDDALIEIERISWILSPSPNVPDDGPILSVSMEWHPETWHAQVFRSIDSGSVKGFPKCVHEAEAQNLVIDKKSVVDRSIQTAYIQAIRSAQHFIYIENQYFLGSSYAWPSHNSAGANNLIPMELALKIASKIRANERFSVYIVIPMWPEGVPSSATVQEILFWQGYVSTLKMRYTSSKCPLFGAYINWLTTPTA; this is translated from the exons ATGTCTGCACTGACATGTGGGGTTATTCCTCCCCTCCGTGCAGTAGATTGCTGCAAGCTA GAAGGAGTGATGCAAACTCATGATGAAGAAACTCGGAAGTTTTTCAAGCATTCATCAGTCATCTGTGTGCTGTCACCTCGTTATGCCAGTAGTAAGCTTAGCATTGTCAAGCAAAAG GTTGTTGGGACCATCTTTACACACCATCAGAAATGTGTGCTGGTTGATACACAAGCACCTGGAAATTACCGAAAGATCACTGCATTTTTGGGTGGTCTTGATCTTGGCGATGGTCGCTATGACACTCCTGAGCACAGACTGTTTCGCGATCTTGACACTGTATTTCATGATGATTATCACAACCCTACATTCCCT GCAGGAACTAATGGTCCACGACAACCATGGCATGATTTGCACAGCAGAATTGAAGGTCATGCTGCATATGATGTCCTTAAAAACTTTGAGCAGCATTGGAGAAAGGCAAAAAAATGGTCAGAGTTTGGCCGGCGTTTCAAGGGGATATCTCATTGGCAAGATGACGCTTTGATAGAGATAGAACGTATCTCATGGATACTTAGTCCGTCTCCAAATGTGCCTGATGATGGCCCTATCCTTTCAGTCTCCATGGAATGGCATCCTGAAACTTGGCATGCTCAG GTTTTCCGATCAATTGACTCTGGATCGGTAAAAGGATTTCCTAAATGTGTTCATGAGGCTGAGGCTCAG AACCTTGTTATTGATAAAAAATCAGTGGTCGATAGGAGCATTCAAACAGCATACATCCAGGCAATTAGATCTGCCCAGCACTTCATATACattgaaaatcaatattttctAGGGTCATCTTATGCATGGCCATCACACAATAGTGCAG GTGCTAATAATTTAATCCCAATGGAATTGGCACTAAAGATTGCTAGCAAAATAAGAGCTAATGAGAGATTTTCAGTGTATATTGTCATACCAATGTGGCCTGAGGGTGTTCCTAGTTCTGCTACTGTGCAAGAGATTCTGTTTTGGCAG ggttatgTTTCTACACTGAAGATGCGGTATACatcatccaagtgcccactcttcgGAGCATACATAAACTGGCTCACTActcccactgcataa